A region from the Mycoplasmopsis bovigenitalium genome encodes:
- a CDS encoding variable surface lipoprotein, giving the protein MKNKRILLLASATTFLPLVAISCTKTKEVKKVEEENKNNKVMNPSDQQGDQGSKPGSPDKNGQQDQKPKQGQSGNTNQDGLAKQGQFGNTNQDGSSANNADNGRVQQDDPMSDQEKPKTQQNDQLTEIKAKYESEYKEAKLLFSDEELDKEQIAELESINKTLGDNSTVQDYEAAIKKINELLSKNDVQTDESDTKERPLEEAKKEYEMLLEQAGIILEGEDGKKELEDLKRINDQIPSIPRTYDYETAIEKINKLIGNNEDDEEDVAAESEAI; this is encoded by the coding sequence ATGAAAAATAAAAGAATTTTACTATTGGCAAGTGCAACTACATTTTTACCATTGGTGGCTATTTCATGCACTAAAACAAAAGAAGTAAAAAAAGTAGAAGAAGAAAATAAAAATAATAAAGTAATGAATCCCTCAGATCAACAAGGCGATCAAGGTTCTAAACCAGGATCGCCAGATAAAAATGGTCAACAAGACCAAAAACCTAAACAAGGACAATCTGGAAATACAAATCAAGATGGTTTAGCTAAACAAGGACAATTTGGAAATACAAATCAAGATGGTTCATCAGCAAATAATGCCGACAATGGCAGAGTGCAACAAGATGATCCTATGTCTGATCAAGAAAAACCTAAAACTCAGCAAAATGATCAATTAACAGAAATAAAAGCAAAATACGAAAGTGAATATAAGGAAGCTAAATTGTTATTTTCTGACGAAGAATTAGACAAAGAACAAATTGCGGAATTGGAATCAATAAATAAAACTCTTGGTGACAATTCTACTGTTCAAGATTATGAAGCGGCAATCAAAAAAATAAATGAGCTTTTAAGTAAAAATGATGTACAAACAGATGAGAGCGATACCAAAGAAAGACCACTTGAAGAAGCCAAAAAAGAATATGAAATGTTATTGGAGCAAGCTGGAATAATATTGGAAGGAGAAGATGGTAAAAAAGAATTAGAAGATCTAAAACGCATAAATGACCAAATTCCTTCAATCCCTCGTACATATGATTATGAAACCGCAATTGAAAAAATCAATAAATTAATTGGAAATAATGAAGATGATGAAGAAGATGTTGCTGCAGAATCAGAAGCCATCTAA
- a CDS encoding variable surface lipoprotein, with the protein MKKSLKKLFIFGSLSPVSLLPLIAFSCAKSEKKQDDKLNGTNIPNPTPGQQIKAKTTFEVKLSTDENLKLKDKLNDLVNQLNQASQSNDDFINVSVNFSGKSLSKKFTKNEFLQNIFNKVDKFDFTNLKPEIRTEEINVQFETESDAKEFEKLLQKEFNNFYVTEKWFTNELKDVIHKVGTKSVKNGKTSLDEAKKDKKETEYQAAEKMILDFLKSQNVTFEKDIRITKINQNINAGWSLNIELTNTKNNIKTKNVKLDFKKPDSNWSEDEIKEKNRVRTIGAKLADQLSELFDNSIIENLGKTIYLMVLIDNQNVISKDLSEKISKLIVNNLKKVEKFALLKIKFIDKAANKLVNKIITPLVTKIENAAKNK; encoded by the coding sequence ATGAAAAAATCACTTAAAAAATTATTTATTTTTGGCTCATTATCGCCAGTATCATTATTGCCACTTATTGCTTTTTCTTGTGCGAAATCAGAGAAAAAGCAAGATGATAAATTAAATGGCACAAACATTCCAAATCCAACACCAGGGCAACAAATTAAAGCTAAAACTACATTTGAAGTTAAGTTAAGCACTGATGAGAACTTAAAACTTAAAGATAAATTAAATGATTTAGTTAATCAATTAAACCAAGCATCTCAATCCAATGATGACTTTATAAATGTATCTGTAAATTTTTCAGGCAAAAGTTTGTCTAAAAAATTTACAAAAAATGAATTCTTGCAAAATATATTTAATAAAGTAGACAAATTTGATTTTACAAATCTTAAACCAGAGATTAGAACAGAAGAAATAAATGTTCAATTCGAAACTGAGTCTGATGCTAAAGAATTTGAAAAATTGCTTCAAAAAGAATTTAATAATTTTTATGTAACTGAAAAATGATTTACAAATGAACTTAAAGATGTTATTCATAAAGTAGGAACTAAAAGTGTTAAAAATGGTAAAACATCGCTTGATGAAGCAAAAAAAGATAAAAAAGAAACCGAATATCAAGCAGCTGAAAAAATGATTTTAGACTTTTTAAAATCACAAAATGTAACTTTTGAAAAGGATATTAGAATTACTAAAATAAATCAAAATATTAATGCTGGTTGGTCATTAAATATCGAACTAACAAACACAAAAAACAATATAAAAACCAAAAATGTTAAATTAGACTTTAAAAAACCAGATTCAAATTGAAGTGAAGATGAAATTAAAGAAAAAAATAGAGTCAGAACTATAGGTGCTAAACTAGCTGATCAACTTTCTGAATTATTTGATAATAGCATTATTGAAAATTTAGGTAAAACAATTTATTTAATGGTATTAATCGACAATCAGAATGTAATTTCTAAGGATTTATCTGAAAAAATTTCTAAATTGATTGTTAACAATCTTAAAAAAGTTGAAAAATTTGCGCTTTTAAAAATTAAATTCATTGACAAGGCAGCGAATAAATTAGTTAATAAAATTATTACTCCATTAGTAACTAAAATTGAAAATGCTGCAAAAAATAAATAA
- a CDS encoding MAG0920 family protein, with the protein MFQDGLLTAFGKLIIAIIFWLLFILADWLCSLTCLWFKKVNSITYKKILKDNYSSLMNNINKNKQRKVNKICFNIFDSKLKFWKKEIIICSILGLASFILQIVSISIFIVNWKELQQSSFNVYDFVETCLYFCFLPIFTITNNLKTIFKIYTFFSIKKILIEWKDKNDKLPDELLIENTPDVENKEMLEVFVKFNLKLERTIENSNFKTIVEILKSCQSYEEFCNEFYFCVVCNYQNISVNGVRFEKENFSWLWKNREYIYEHFFKNQK; encoded by the coding sequence TTGTTTCAAGATGGTTTGCTCACAGCCTTTGGCAAATTAATTATAGCCATAATCTTTTGATTGCTTTTCATATTAGCTGACTGGTTATGTTCATTGACATGTTTATGGTTCAAAAAAGTTAATAGTATCACCTATAAAAAAATATTAAAGGATAATTATTCATCATTGATGAATAACATTAATAAAAATAAACAAAGAAAAGTAAATAAAATTTGTTTCAATATATTTGACTCTAAATTAAAATTTTGAAAAAAAGAAATTATCATATGTAGTATTCTAGGTTTAGCTTCTTTTATTTTACAAATTGTCAGCATTTCAATTTTTATAGTTAATTGAAAAGAGTTGCAACAATCGAGTTTTAATGTATATGATTTTGTTGAAACATGTCTTTATTTTTGCTTTTTACCTATTTTCACTATAACAAATAACTTAAAGACTATTTTTAAAATATATACATTTTTTAGTATTAAAAAAATCCTAATAGAATGAAAAGATAAAAACGATAAATTACCTGATGAGTTATTGATAGAAAACACACCAGATGTAGAAAATAAGGAAATGCTTGAAGTTTTTGTAAAATTTAATCTTAAATTAGAACGAACCATAGAGAATTCTAATTTTAAAACTATTGTTGAAATCTTAAAGTCATGCCAGAGTTACGAAGAATTTTGTAATGAATTTTATTTTTGTGTTGTATGCAATTATCAAAATATTTCTGTAAATGGTGTTAGATTTGAAAAAGAAAACTTTTCATGGTTATGAAAAAATAGAGAGTATATTTATGAACATTTTTTTAAAAACCAAAAATAA
- a CDS encoding Mbov_0400 family ICE element protein translates to MQFDKFTPYLPKHNILFNVFGQPINGHPVVIWYNGNEDMYYFVKARSANKEKMGKDRFSTEIFIPASATNSDSLFFKDSLLDCSQIFRMRSKDFEVAYGEDNFPRVDQLPFNYAMQIITEIEKNFKNDHISLMNLSITGYNDKQEPIIEPELLYASQASFEQEKGWWKNLFDNKETETIRKANAFVVSYHRTNRTMAELNPVDAGIDIAKEELKVDRIYTPIYHYLYDNELLDKGYNVVEIIDLVKKDILNTEEFRDYRVSDGTIWSSLTLPWGKRRTSLNFYDEFRINSDKLTKIQQDYFFFNVEDNELLEFKNAYEKESLGEWIDKSVFSNEFKDFSKEIFGNSGWPMEEISTWFIKERYCVENTSIIDEELEKRNLLNQNSQELEQEPEHQIKKRRTMRM, encoded by the coding sequence ATGCAATTTGATAAATTCACCCCATATTTACCTAAACATAATATACTTTTTAATGTTTTTGGGCAACCAATTAATGGACATCCTGTTGTTATTTGATATAACGGTAATGAGGATATGTATTATTTTGTTAAAGCGCGAAGTGCTAATAAAGAGAAAATGGGAAAAGACAGATTTTCTACAGAAATTTTTATTCCTGCAAGTGCAACAAATTCTGATTCTTTATTTTTTAAAGATAGTTTACTTGATTGTTCACAAATTTTTAGAATGCGCTCAAAAGATTTTGAAGTTGCTTATGGAGAAGATAATTTTCCGAGAGTAGATCAACTCCCTTTTAATTATGCAATGCAAATTATCACTGAGATTGAGAAGAACTTTAAAAATGACCACATCTCATTAATGAATTTAAGTATTACAGGATATAACGATAAACAAGAACCTATTATTGAACCCGAATTACTGTATGCAAGCCAAGCAAGTTTTGAGCAAGAAAAAGGATGATGAAAAAATCTATTTGATAATAAAGAAACTGAAACAATTAGAAAAGCCAATGCTTTTGTTGTTAGTTATCATAGAACAAACCGCACAATGGCAGAACTAAATCCAGTTGATGCTGGAATAGATATAGCAAAAGAAGAATTAAAGGTTGATAGGATTTACACCCCCATTTATCATTATCTATATGACAATGAACTATTAGATAAAGGTTATAATGTCGTTGAAATTATCGATTTAGTTAAAAAAGATATCCTTAACACAGAAGAATTTAGAGATTATAGAGTATCAGATGGAACTATATGGAGTAGTCTTACTCTTCCTTGAGGTAAAAGAAGAACAAGTTTAAATTTTTATGATGAATTTCGCATCAATTCAGACAAATTAACCAAAATTCAACAAGACTATTTTTTCTTTAATGTAGAAGATAATGAACTTTTAGAATTCAAAAACGCTTATGAAAAAGAATCTTTAGGTGAATGAATTGATAAAAGTGTTTTTAGCAATGAGTTTAAAGATTTTAGTAAAGAAATATTCGGCAATTCTGGTTGACCAATGGAAGAGATATCTACTTGATTTATTAAAGAAAGATATTGTGTTGAAAACACTTCAATCATTGATGAAGAATTAGAAAAAAGAAACCTTTTAAATCAAAATTCACAAGAACTTGAGCAAGAGCCAGAACACCAAATCAAAAAACGCAGAACAATGCGTATGTAA
- a CDS encoding Mbov_0400 family ICE element protein, whose product MQFDKFTPYLPKHNILFNVFGQPIDRHPVVIWYNDNEDMYYFAKARSASKKGIIRDKLPTEILIPASATNSDSLFFKDSLLDCSQIFRMRGKDFEVAYGNNKTLSVDELPFNYATQIINEIEKNLKNDHISLMNVSITGYDDKQEPIIEPELLYASGGSFEQEKGWYHNLTNNETIGKVNKFVDDYFKKTHQAAELNSIKDGIYIVNEELRYRINYPIYHYIYDNELLDKGYNVVEIIDLVKRDIFNTEEFKDYKVSDADVWGSLTLRWGKRRTSLNSVDEYRINSDKLTKIQQDHFFNNVKDNELLEFKKAYENESLGEWIDNSCFINEFEDYIKQEFEDYYLPIEKMASWYIQKRFRIENNSIIDEELENRNLLNQNSHELKQQVQKHRKMRM is encoded by the coding sequence ATGCAATTTGATAAATTCACCCCATATTTACCTAAACATAATATACTTTTTAATGTTTTTGGGCAACCAATAGATAGACACCCTGTTGTTATTTGATATAACGATAACGAGGATATGTATTATTTTGCCAAAGCACGAAGTGCTTCTAAAAAAGGAATAATAAGAGATAAATTACCAACAGAAATTCTTATTCCTGCAAGTGCAACAAATTCTGATTCTTTATTTTTTAAAGATAGTCTACTTGACTGTTCACAAATTTTTAGAATGCGTGGGAAAGATTTTGAAGTTGCTTATGGAAATAATAAGACTTTAAGTGTGGATGAACTCCCTTTTAATTACGCTACACAAATTATCAATGAAATTGAAAAAAACCTTAAAAATGACCACATCTCATTAATGAATGTAAGTATTACAGGGTATGACGATAAACAAGAACCTATTATTGAACCAGAATTGCTATATGCGAGTGGAGGTAGTTTTGAGCAAGAAAAAGGATGATATCATAATTTAACTAATAATGAAACCATAGGAAAAGTTAATAAGTTTGTAGATGATTATTTTAAGAAAACGCACCAAGCAGCCGAATTAAATTCTATTAAAGATGGTATTTATATAGTAAATGAAGAGTTAAGATATAGAATTAACTATCCTATTTATCATTATATATATGATAATGAACTATTGGATAAAGGTTATAATGTCGTTGAAATTATCGATTTAGTCAAAAGAGATATCTTTAACACAGAAGAATTTAAAGACTATAAAGTATCTGATGCTGATGTTTGAGGTAGTCTTACACTTCGTTGAGGCAAAAGAAGAACAAGTTTAAATAGTGTTGATGAATATCGCATCAATTCAGACAAATTAACTAAGATTCAACAAGACCATTTTTTCAATAATGTAAAAGATAATGAACTTTTAGAATTCAAAAAGGCTTATGAAAATGAATCATTAGGTGAATGAATTGACAATAGTTGTTTTATCAATGAATTTGAAGATTATATCAAACAAGAATTTGAAGATTACTATTTGCCAATAGAAAAAATGGCTAGTTGATACATCCAAAAAAGATTCCGCATTGAAAATAATTCAATCATCGATGAGGAATTAGAAAACAGAAACCTTTTAAATCAAAATTCACATGAACTTAAGCAACAAGTCCAAAAACACAGAAAAATGCGTATGTAA